From the genome of Delphinus delphis chromosome 8, mDelDel1.2, whole genome shotgun sequence, one region includes:
- the LOC132430229 gene encoding uncharacterized protein has translation MAAQREGKDGAHHKREGEGDTDLALSSPFSSNFAGSGLPLGLPAARRRTCRRTHSAECHQRCRERVGVGSGGGRTPDPQAGTADSDHREERFSQIPVPSSFEPWPREGSPGGSGQAPRELGGDPAALLQAETPSPPPPSWGWEVVKGGAACPCRRERGAEENRLSGAGKGAQLPRGRGLEVTMPPPRGPRNLVRPHRRRDKTRSRPGKGAVFSPAHPKGK, from the exons ATGGCGGCACAAAGAGAAGGCAAAG ATGGGGCGCATCACaaaagagagggggaaggggacaCGGATCTAG CTCTGAGTTCACCGTTTTCCAGCAACTTCGCCGGCTCCGGCCTCCCACTGGGCTTGCCAGCAGCGAGGAGACGCACCTGCAGGCGAACTCACAG TGCCGAGTGTCACCAGAGATGCAGGGAGCGGGTGGGTGTCGGGAGCGGCGGGGGGAGGACCCCAGACCCGCAGGCGGGCACGGCCGACAGCGATCACAGGGAAGAAAGATTCTCTCAAATCCCCGTTCCCTCCTCTTTCGAGCCCTGGCCTCGGGAAGGGAGCCCCGGAGGCAGCGGACAAGCCCCCAGGGAACTGGGTGGCGACCCAGCCGCCCTCCTCCAAGCGGAGACGCCCTCCCCACCACCGCCGTCGTGGGGCTGGGAAGTTGTCAAAGGAGGCGCCGCGTGTCCTTGTAGAAGGGAacgag GCGCCGAAGAAAACAGGCTGAGTGGGGCTGGGAAAGGAGCGCAGTTGCCGAGAGGAAGGGGCCTGGAGGTCACCATGCCGCCTCCCCGGGGACCTCGGAACTTGGTGCGGCCACACCGCCGGCGGGACAAGACTCGATCCCGCCCAGGAAAGGGAGCGGTTTTCTCTCCGGCCCACCCCAAGGGAAAATAA